One Triticum dicoccoides isolate Atlit2015 ecotype Zavitan chromosome 3B, WEW_v2.0, whole genome shotgun sequence genomic window, AAGTTATGTGATTTACAAACTAAAAATATTAACTGTTGGAACAATGTTCTGCTATGTTTGTTTGATTACTTGCAAAGTTGTTTTAGTGGTATTTTTTTAACTCTCTAagcatatatttatttattttgaaccCGGCGCAACGCACTGGTACTTTTGCTAGTTCTAATTATAAACCTCCACGTTTGAATGTTCCCACCCTTGGCCCGTAATCCTCCGTAGCTGTAGCAAAATTGACATCTCAGGTGCGGAAGAGCAGAAAGCTGAAACGGTTGTAGTGTATCCCTATACCAGTGTACCCTCTATCTAGATCATTCAATTTGTGTCAAGATTCGTGCTATCCACAAGTGTCACAGGCACGGAAAAGCCGAAAGCTGAAACAACTCCTCAGCTAAAACTTTGTAGATCAACTATACACAAGTGTCCCTCATTGTATAAAATATATATTTTATGAAACATACATTTGTCAAATTTCAAATTCCGAATGAATTGTACCAATTTTAAAAAATTATGTTGTGCTAAAAAACCCGAAACCTTTCTGCACATGATAGTACTTGTGTGATGCTTGATCTCCAAAGTTTCGAGTTTACATGTTCTTCTATTTGAGAAAAACAAAAAAGATACTTTTTCTTGGATCAACTTTTTTTGCGAGAAACTTCTGATCTACTcctcttcaatcatgacagtacaaagaacaacaaagctaataaaaattacaaccatgtCCGTGGACCATctaacgacgactacaagcactggagcgagccgatgGCGCGCCACCGTCATTCTCCTCCCTCACCAGAGCTGGGCAGACCTTGTTGTAGTACATAATCGGAAAatcgtcgtgctaagaccccataggaccagcgcactagAGTAGCAACCATCGTCGATGAAGAAAgtcgtagatcagaaggatcaaaCCTATAAACACCCAAATGAAGACGAACAAGGATCCAAAcagatccaccgaagaccagcaGCGACTGAATCCCTTCCATGATCACCTTTTCTTGCTGATTTCTGATTTAAAATTTCTAGGATTGTACCTACCTATTAGCTCCAGGCTGTAATAGCCAGAGGGGAAGTGACATGTGACAAAAAAAACTTGGGTCGCCTGAGGAACAGACACTCCATGTTTTGCATTGTCATAGGCCAATCCTCTATCTAGTTGGCTGTACAATATATATCTATTTATATTTATACCAAATAATAACTCAAAAAAGTCCTTCTGTTTATGTGAATTAACCTGTACTGCACATTTAAGTCatactttttttaaaaaaaggaggaagacccccggcctctgcatctgggcgatgcatgcagccactttaagTCACAATAGAacccttttttttcattttctcaGAAAACTCCTGACGTTTCAGGTTTCAGGTAATCAATCCACAGTTTATCTAAAACAAAAGTATCAATATCTTATAGGCCATAACTCCAATTttcacatgttatatatgaaagttgATTAGAAAAAAATATGTAGAATCTAAATATAATGTTATTTTTAGttgtaaatatttttaaaatattatttttggtgcAAATTTAATAGATAGTGCTTGGTCCATTTTTCTTTCGTACCAGCTGTGATCtgaattgcaaataaacacccattAAACCAGATTGAGAAAAATAATATCAATAACCAAGCATGCACACCGCTGAAAAACCTCGCGGGGAAAAACAAAATATTCCATGCGCGCACGAGAgagaggaagggagagagagacGTCTTAGAATTGACGCGTTTTTATAGTGTGAGCACTGAGACCACCGTCGGCAACACAAATGTATGTTATATGAAAATAAAGGACGTGCATCGATTAGGATCTTGAGTTATGTTCATTGGGTTAAAAGTATGTGTTCTTTTCTCTCCTATTGCTACacgcgggctcttttgctagtgtaTGCAAATGGAATCGCGCTTGGGTGATAAGCGACCAGATCCGGTTTGGCCGCCGATTGAATCTGAGTCTATCACTGATTTACTAGTCCCTAGATTTGTCGTGTATCGAGCTAAAACTCACAAGAAGCCAACTAATTCATCGGTTAAGGCAAGCATCCAGGCGACCATCAAACATGCAAGTGGTAAGCGGCTAAGCGCCACGCCTTCGCCTCCGTGCCCATCGAGATCTGTCCGCCGGACGGTGCTATAAACAGACCTGCCGGCCACAAGCTTCACAAGACAACAGTGCACTGCACAGCTAGCAAATATTTGCCCTCTAGCATTCCAGCCATGAAGAGAATCGTCGCCCACATCCTGCTGGTGATGTCGCTCGGGGCGGCCCTCGTCATCGCCGGCCGCCCCGCCGGTACCTCCGGCGACGTGGCCGCCATTCGCCTTCCGAGCGACGGCCAAGGTGAGACCCTCAGATCAGATCGATATACACACGACTGAGTATGAGAGTATAATTTACACAGTTCGTACGTACCCTCCATTGATCTCTTGACCATGTGGTACAGGTCTTGGTTCCATGAAGAAGGTCCTCGAGGAGGGCGAGAGGCCGTGGGCATGCTGCGACCACACCCAGTGCCTGAGGGTGCTCCCGAGAGCCTGCCTCTGCCACGACACGGTGGCGCAGTGCGCCAGCGCGTGCCAGCACTGCGACGAGGTCAGCCATGGCCGCTACGTTTGCCTGGATTTGTACGAAGGTTGGCCCGGCCCAAAGTGCACGCACGAGGTGGACGTCGCCGCCGTCGGCAACTAGCTACCATAGCTAGCTACCATGGCACGTACGCGTACGTTTCGGCGTGTTGCCCTCTCTGTTGCCTTGTTGCTCCATGACCCACAGAGTAGTCCCAGTGCCTATCTATGTACCAGTTCAATTTCAACTCGCTTATCATGTGTAACAATAAAAAGGACGCGACTAgcaggcaaacgtttgcccgctagCACCCCCTGGCAGCCTCCCATATTAGGTATGTTCTGGCCCCCCTGTCTAGATTTGGAAAGTGAATGGTCCCCGTCTCCTACGTCCTCCGTCCGCCCTAGCAAGAGGATTTCTCTGGACGTGTCATCCCACAACTTACCCCACACCCATCTTCTGCTTCTTTTCCACCACGCAAAGGGACACAGAGGAACAGTGTATCCTTCCCCCTTTTATCACCGGCCTCCACCCAAAGGTCCCTGCAATGGAGATCTTGGAAACTGAAAAGGGATCTACGGATCTAAAGACAAAAGGAATAGATAATAAAAAGTGAACCAGGGtgtagaagaggaaagagagagaaGGTTTGATTTTTCCTGAATTTGTTCATCCTGATTACTCCAGTGTTTGCCCCTCATTTCTTCCATTTGCATGAGCAGCTAGTATTGATTTGTACTGGAAAGAATTAGTGAGCAACTATAGAGGTTTTTTAAGCAAATCAAGTATTGACAATAAGCAAATCATGTCAGTACAAGAAAACCGTTTCATTTTTCTTTCTCAAACTACTGGTTGTTGTACATCGAGAGAAACCCAttgatgcttttcaatttcataggtTGCTTTTTGTACTTGGAATGTGTTGAAAAAACAAAAAAGAGCAGCAAAGTTCTAGGGTTTGTTTAAGCAAAATTAATGTTGCCAGTAAGCAACTCCTGTGTGTTTGCGCGTGCTAGAACTTGATATGTACGGGAAAAAAGTGTTAGCAACTATTAGCGGGTTTTTAAGCAAATCAAATAGTGATAATAAGCAAGTCATGTCAGTACATGAAAACTGTTTCGTTTTCATTTCCAACTATTGGATGTTGTACTTCCAGAGAAACCCCTTGATGTTTTTCTTAGGCTGTTTTTTGTACTAGAAGTGTGTTGCACAAACAAAAAAGAGCAACAACTTATGGTTTATTTAAGCAAAATCAGTGTTGCTAGTAAGCAATTCATGTGTGCTCGTGCGTGCTAGAACTTGATGTGAAGGGGGGAAGTGTGACGCTGTGAGCAACTATTGGGGCACTTATAAGCGAATATGAAATGGGTGGGAGAAAGCAAAATCACAAAAGCTTGTTCATTTTTAGTTTGCTTTTATACAAAAATGATTCTGCCTGGAGAACAAATGGCAACAactttgatgggtttgtttaagaAAATCCAGCGCTATCATTAAGCAATTTGTGATATGATGTCATTAACTAACCAACCAGGCCCTTTATATTTAGTTGTATTGTAATCACCTGAAAAAAAAACAATTGTAGGCAAGTTCAAATGCAAAATCGGGTAATCAAAAAACACTTGATCTCACTAGATAGTAAGGACCTAAGCTCCGGAACAGGATGTTGTGTGTCAGGTAATTCACACATTCAGATTCATTCAAAGTCACAGAGTTTGCCTAAAACACATCAGGCAAGTCGCATACTTAACACTAGCAAGACACATTGAAATGTCAAGCAAGTCCTACTCAAATGTCAAACAAACCATGTGGTGTTTTAAAAGGGGAAATGAAAAGGAGCTTACCTACAACTAGTGTTGTTGTGACTTGCTAGTGTTGAGTATATTACTTGCTTGACATTTGAATGTGACTTGCTTGTTATACATGTGTGATTTGCCTCACACACAACACCATCCCCCTCCCCCCTAGGTCTGTAGCTAACATTTGTATGTGACCTATCATTTGTGTTTAACTTGCTTGTTTTGTGTGTTAATTTCCTGGTCTATTAGTGTGTACTTTCCTAACCCCCGGTTTTTAGACCAAGTGTGTTGTGTTTGTGAACTTTGATATATGTGTGTGAGGTGCCTGAAAAAACAAAGCATGTGGATGTTTAAACAAGGGGGGAAAGGAGCTTACCCGGAGCTTGCTGTACTCTCCATTTGTTTCTTGCTCTTCAATGGCAGGACATGAATCATGGTCGGCAGATGAATTATGGTCAGGAGCAGCCACATGTTGTtctctccaattacatgtttttgcTGTCCCTGCCATTTTACCCACTAAAAAGGTAAAAACATCACCATAAATGTGTATTCAAGTGGCTTGCATGAAATTTCTACGACACTATATAAAAAGAGCTAGCAAGTTTTGAACCATATGATGAAAATGTGAAGGAAAAGTAAAACATGAGCAAAGTACATTGTGTTAACAGAGGCAACTACCTACAGAGTGTTGGGCAAGTTTTGGCAAAACTCAAAGCCACCTAAGTAACAAAACCAATAAAAGCAAATTGTGAACCATGACAAGCAACTAAGTAACTAACATTATGCAAGTTTAGAATTGTTCATTATTTGAAGTATTTTACCCAGACACAAAAAGGCTCAATCTCCACCCGACATCAAAAACTGCTGCGCATTGTCCGCATAAAACATACAATGATAATGTGTTGTCTCATTCAATGATAATATGTTGTCACATTCAAAATTCAAGTATAAAATTACCCCCTAGATTATGCTGAAGTGTGAAGGAAAATAAAGGAGA contains:
- the LOC119280580 gene encoding Bowman-Birk type major trypsin inhibitor-like, whose translation is MKRIVAHILLVMSLGAALVIAGRPAGTSGDVAAIRLPSDGQGLGSMKKVLEEGERPWACCDHTQCLRVLPRACLCHDTVAQCASACQHCDEVSHGRYVCLDLYEGWPGPKCTHEVDVAAVGN